One Tachysurus fulvidraco isolate hzauxx_2018 chromosome 2, HZAU_PFXX_2.0, whole genome shotgun sequence DNA segment encodes these proteins:
- the LOC113658955 gene encoding heat shock factor protein 5-like isoform X1 has product MSGNKVSTEGGEISAAMEVRINYRNFPSNLSHLVTDPQICSICWDDTGEGILICPEAFKAEVLSTANKKKNKYFRTANFISFVRQLNLYGFRKVCPDYKISLTQVSFIQHFYNPDFKQVNPELLVNLKRLTPSNRSKLAAGPEVSKQSSPSHDPMLNSPENSTVVENHCCIPGSLDSNMTCSQQEAASGAPCGYYPDYSFSQILHTVQDPKWQSADAPDPRKSHVNLDTVFDVEYEMQAAALFTLLTNVNL; this is encoded by the exons ATGAGCGGAAACAAAGTTTCGACAGAAGGAGGTGAGATATCAg CTGCGATGGAAGTCCGGATTAACTACAGAAACTTTCCCAGCAACCTGTCGCATTTGGTGACTGATCCTCAGATCTGTTCAATCTGCTGGGATGATACTGGGGAAGGAATACTGATCTGTCCGGAGGCCTTCAAAGCTGAAGTGCTATCTACAGCcaacaagaagaagaacaagtACTTCAGAACGGCAAATTTCATCAGTTTTGTTCGCC AGCTAAACCTGTACGGCTTCAGAAAAGTGTGCCCGGACTATAAGATCTCTTTGACGCAAGTCAGCTTCATACAGCACTTTTACAACCCCGACTTCAAACAGGTGAACCCAGAGCTTCTGGTCAACCTAAAGCGACTCACGCCTTCCAACAGGTCCAAGCTTGCCGCCGGGCCAGAAGTGTCCAAGCAGTCGAGTCCTTCCCATGATCCGATGCTGAATTCACCAGAGAACTCTACTGTTGTCG AGAATCATTGCTGTATCCCGGGCTCCTTGGATTCAAACATGACCTGCTCCCAACAAGAAGCTGCCTCTGGCGCTCCTTGTGGCTATTATCCT GACTACTCATTTAGCCAAATCCTGCACACTGTCCAGGATCCAAAGTGGCAATCAGCTGATGCTCCAGATCCAAGGAAGAGTCACGTGAACCTGGATACTGTATTCGATGTGGAATACGAAATGCAG GCTGCTGCGTTGTTCACTCTGCTTACCAATGTCAACTTATAA
- the LOC113658955 gene encoding heat shock factor protein 5-like isoform X2, with translation MSGNKVSTEGAAMEVRINYRNFPSNLSHLVTDPQICSICWDDTGEGILICPEAFKAEVLSTANKKKNKYFRTANFISFVRQLNLYGFRKVCPDYKISLTQVSFIQHFYNPDFKQVNPELLVNLKRLTPSNRSKLAAGPEVSKQSSPSHDPMLNSPENSTVVENHCCIPGSLDSNMTCSQQEAASGAPCGYYPDYSFSQILHTVQDPKWQSADAPDPRKSHVNLDTVFDVEYEMQAAALFTLLTNVNL, from the exons ATGAGCGGAAACAAAGTTTCGACAGAAGGAG CTGCGATGGAAGTCCGGATTAACTACAGAAACTTTCCCAGCAACCTGTCGCATTTGGTGACTGATCCTCAGATCTGTTCAATCTGCTGGGATGATACTGGGGAAGGAATACTGATCTGTCCGGAGGCCTTCAAAGCTGAAGTGCTATCTACAGCcaacaagaagaagaacaagtACTTCAGAACGGCAAATTTCATCAGTTTTGTTCGCC AGCTAAACCTGTACGGCTTCAGAAAAGTGTGCCCGGACTATAAGATCTCTTTGACGCAAGTCAGCTTCATACAGCACTTTTACAACCCCGACTTCAAACAGGTGAACCCAGAGCTTCTGGTCAACCTAAAGCGACTCACGCCTTCCAACAGGTCCAAGCTTGCCGCCGGGCCAGAAGTGTCCAAGCAGTCGAGTCCTTCCCATGATCCGATGCTGAATTCACCAGAGAACTCTACTGTTGTCG AGAATCATTGCTGTATCCCGGGCTCCTTGGATTCAAACATGACCTGCTCCCAACAAGAAGCTGCCTCTGGCGCTCCTTGTGGCTATTATCCT GACTACTCATTTAGCCAAATCCTGCACACTGTCCAGGATCCAAAGTGGCAATCAGCTGATGCTCCAGATCCAAGGAAGAGTCACGTGAACCTGGATACTGTATTCGATGTGGAATACGAAATGCAG GCTGCTGCGTTGTTCACTCTGCTTACCAATGTCAACTTATAA